Proteins from a single region of Paenibacillus sp. BIHB 4019:
- a CDS encoding Lsa family ABC-F type ribosomal protection protein, whose amino-acid sequence MSLIKVTNLTFAYEGSYDNIFDQVSFQIDTDWKLGFTGRNGRGKTTFLHLLLGSYEYNGTISADVSFEYFPFPIKNKDYNTLDIIDHICPDYQHWELLRELSLLKVSEDVLYRPFDTLSNGEQTKVQLAALFLKENSFLLIDEPTNHLDIHARKLVSDYLKAKNGFILVSHDRAFLDNCVDHILSINKTSIEIQRGHFSDWWENKQRQDHFEMAENEKLRKDVKRLNEAAKRTSSWSHEVEKTKNGTRNSGSKVDKGYIGHKAAKMMKRSKSLEHRQQSAIDEKSQLLKNVESSESLKISQVAYHKSQLIELDHVSIQYGEKPVCSDVSFTIEQGDRIALAGPNGSGKSSLLKLIYGEEIPFSGALRIGSQLKISYVSQDTAHLRGHLSAYAESQGIDESLFKAILRKLDFSRAQFDKDIASFSGGQKKKVLIAKSLCEPAHLYIWDEPLNFIDIISRMQIEELLREHSPTILFVEHDSEFCKHVATKVVELEG is encoded by the coding sequence ATGTCCTTAATTAAAGTGACGAATCTTACATTTGCCTATGAAGGCAGCTACGATAACATCTTCGACCAGGTTAGCTTTCAAATCGATACCGACTGGAAACTGGGCTTTACAGGAAGAAATGGCCGGGGAAAAACGACCTTTCTTCATTTGCTGCTCGGCAGCTATGAATACAATGGCACCATTTCTGCCGATGTCAGCTTTGAATATTTTCCATTCCCTATCAAAAATAAAGACTACAATACGCTGGATATCATCGACCACATATGCCCGGACTATCAGCATTGGGAGCTGCTGCGCGAGCTTTCCCTGCTCAAGGTGTCGGAGGACGTTTTATACAGGCCCTTCGATACTTTATCGAACGGCGAACAAACGAAAGTGCAGCTAGCTGCCTTGTTTCTAAAGGAAAACAGCTTTCTGCTCATCGATGAGCCGACGAACCATCTGGACATCCATGCCAGAAAGCTGGTCAGCGATTATTTGAAAGCCAAGAACGGCTTTATTCTCGTATCCCATGACCGGGCATTTCTTGACAACTGCGTGGACCATATTCTGTCGATCAACAAAACCAGCATTGAAATTCAGAGAGGACATTTTTCCGATTGGTGGGAAAATAAACAACGCCAGGACCACTTTGAGATGGCCGAGAACGAGAAGCTGCGCAAGGACGTCAAGCGGCTGAACGAGGCGGCAAAACGAACGAGCAGCTGGTCGCATGAGGTGGAGAAAACAAAAAATGGCACCCGTAATTCTGGCTCCAAGGTCGATAAAGGATACATCGGGCACAAGGCCGCGAAGATGATGAAGCGGTCCAAGTCGCTTGAGCACAGGCAGCAATCGGCGATCGACGAAAAATCCCAGCTGCTGAAAAATGTTGAAAGCTCGGAAAGCCTCAAAATTTCGCAAGTAGCTTATCACAAGTCCCAGCTAATTGAGCTGGATCACGTCTCGATTCAGTACGGCGAGAAGCCGGTTTGCAGCGACGTCAGCTTCACAATTGAGCAAGGCGATCGCATTGCGCTTGCTGGCCCGAACGGCTCCGGAAAATCAAGTCTCCTTAAGCTGATTTATGGCGAGGAAATTCCCTTCTCCGGGGCGCTCCGCATAGGAAGCCAACTGAAAATTTCCTATGTATCGCAGGACACTGCGCATTTGCGAGGCCATTTGTCAGCTTACGCCGAAAGCCAAGGGATCGATGAAAGCTTGTTCAAAGCGATTTTAAGGAAGCTTGATTTTTCTCGTGCCCAATTTGATAAGGACATAGCCTCCTTCAGCGGCGGCCAAAAGAAGAAGGTACTGATCGCCAAAAGCCTTTGCGAGCCCGCCCACCTGTACATTTGGGATGAACCGCTCAATTTTATTGACATCATTTCCCGGATGCAGATCGAAGAACTGCTGCGGGAGCATTCGCCGACCATCCTATTTGTGGAGCATGACAGCGAGTTTTGCAAGCATGTTGCGACAAAGGTTGTGGAATTGGAAGGCTAG
- a CDS encoding MMPL family transporter, which yields MSTFLYKLGKSAYDKPWQFLIGWIAILGVVIAMLAVNGIHSSSEMKIAGTESQKVLDQLTQELPEASGGQASIAFTVPVGERLDTPERLALIQKAVNDVYNVDYVINPAKLAAEAGLSAAAAADSSQTGAAAAGASQETQAAQGTQTEQPSAAEMPPYGPLMVDGVPVIGVMLSSDGGLALFQFQFTEQQASLPKSVPDAVINAVAAVEQNNSGITAIPSDSLKSTPAIGSTEAIGLLVAAVVLIITLGSVVAAGLPLLTALFGVAISIGGAYALSKFISVNDITPILAIMIGLAVGIDYSLFIVNRQRRMILDQGLSAREAASRAVGTAGSAVFFAGLTVIIALFGMLVIGIEFLSTMAMVAGVTVFVTVLLALTLLPALLGFVGERICSPKVRMKNSSSDHKVQNGISVRWVKGTVKYRWLIIIGVIIVLGTAAIPVTKMELGIPSGASANLDTAARQSYDAISKGFGEGFNGPLLLVGEPQNASDTFTPEKLGNLVQELQKHDNVSLVTLMGVNKTGNMAIISLIPKTGPTDLATKDLVNDLRAPESSIAQNTDIKLGVTGFTAINIDMSSKLSEAFPLYVGIIVILSIIILLLVFRSIIVPIKATVGFILSILATFGLTTAVYQWGWMHSLFGFDTGGPLLSFMPILVTGILYGLAMDYQVFLVSSMRESYVHGHRGTDSVVHGYDLASRIVLAAAVIMVSVFAGFIFAPDAMIKQIGFALAIGILIDAFIVRMTLVPAVMAVFGDKAWWLPKWLDRILPNLDVEGDKLITALNAQGSIDSKKKANKPA from the coding sequence ATGTCAACATTTTTGTACAAGCTAGGGAAATCCGCTTACGATAAGCCATGGCAATTTCTCATCGGCTGGATCGCTATTCTTGGCGTCGTAATCGCTATGCTCGCAGTCAACGGCATCCATTCCAGCTCCGAAATGAAAATTGCCGGCACAGAATCGCAGAAGGTACTCGATCAACTAACGCAAGAGCTTCCCGAAGCCTCTGGCGGACAAGCCAGCATTGCCTTTACGGTACCTGTTGGTGAACGTTTGGATACGCCGGAACGTTTAGCTTTAATCCAGAAGGCTGTTAATGACGTTTATAATGTAGACTATGTCATTAATCCTGCCAAATTAGCTGCGGAAGCTGGCCTTTCGGCGGCGGCAGCGGCTGATAGCAGCCAAACGGGCGCCGCGGCTGCAGGGGCGAGCCAAGAAACACAAGCAGCCCAAGGAACACAAACGGAACAGCCAAGCGCCGCTGAAATGCCTCCTTATGGCCCTTTGATGGTAGATGGCGTTCCGGTAATAGGGGTCATGCTCTCATCTGATGGCGGTCTTGCCCTGTTCCAGTTCCAATTCACCGAGCAGCAGGCTTCCCTGCCCAAATCCGTACCAGACGCTGTAATCAACGCCGTCGCAGCCGTCGAGCAGAACAATTCCGGCATTACAGCTATACCTAGCGATTCGCTTAAGAGCACGCCAGCCATAGGCTCGACAGAAGCAATCGGGCTTCTCGTGGCAGCCGTTGTGCTTATTATTACGCTTGGCTCTGTTGTTGCTGCGGGTCTGCCGCTGCTTACCGCTCTTTTTGGCGTAGCGATTAGCATTGGAGGCGCGTATGCCCTCTCGAAATTCATTTCGGTCAATGATATTACGCCTATTTTGGCGATTATGATTGGACTCGCTGTCGGTATCGACTATTCCCTGTTTATTGTGAATCGTCAACGCCGCATGATTTTAGACCAAGGCTTAAGTGCGCGTGAAGCTGCGAGCAGAGCTGTAGGTACAGCTGGCAGCGCCGTATTTTTTGCAGGATTAACGGTTATTATTGCTTTGTTCGGCATGCTTGTTATTGGCATTGAGTTCTTGTCGACGATGGCAATGGTTGCTGGTGTGACGGTTTTCGTCACGGTGCTGCTAGCCCTGACTCTTCTGCCTGCTCTGCTTGGATTCGTAGGCGAACGGATTTGCTCGCCTAAAGTCCGCATGAAAAACAGCAGCTCTGACCATAAAGTTCAGAATGGCATCTCGGTTCGCTGGGTTAAGGGAACGGTGAAATATCGCTGGCTTATTATTATCGGAGTGATCATCGTTCTAGGCACGGCAGCGATTCCGGTTACGAAAATGGAGCTCGGGATTCCTTCTGGCGCCTCGGCAAACCTCGATACAGCTGCAAGGCAGAGCTATGACGCGATTTCCAAAGGATTCGGAGAAGGCTTCAACGGTCCCCTGCTTCTGGTGGGCGAGCCGCAAAATGCCTCCGATACATTTACTCCTGAAAAACTCGGCAATCTCGTCCAAGAGCTTCAAAAGCATGACAATGTTTCACTCGTCACACTGATGGGTGTGAATAAAACGGGCAATATGGCGATTATTAGCCTGATTCCCAAAACAGGCCCAACGGACCTGGCAACGAAGGATCTAGTAAACGATCTGCGTGCCCCAGAATCTAGCATTGCGCAAAATACGGATATTAAGCTAGGCGTTACTGGGTTCACCGCTATTAATATTGATATGTCGTCTAAGCTGTCGGAGGCTTTCCCTCTGTATGTCGGCATTATCGTCATTCTGTCTATCATTATTCTATTGCTTGTGTTTCGCTCGATCATCGTTCCCATTAAAGCGACGGTCGGATTTATTCTCAGCATACTTGCAACGTTCGGCCTTACTACAGCCGTTTACCAGTGGGGATGGATGCATTCACTCTTCGGCTTTGACACAGGCGGCCCGCTGCTAAGCTTTATGCCTATTCTTGTTACCGGCATTCTTTATGGACTGGCGATGGATTACCAGGTTTTCCTTGTCAGCTCTATGCGCGAGTCTTATGTGCATGGCCATAGAGGAACGGACAGTGTCGTCCACGGCTATGATCTAGCAAGCCGCATCGTTCTTGCCGCTGCTGTCATTATGGTATCCGTCTTTGCCGGATTCATTTTCGCACCTGATGCCATGATCAAACAGATCGGCTTCGCGCTGGCTATAGGCATCCTTATCGATGCATTCATTGTCCGTATGACGCTGGTTCCAGCCGTCATGGCTGTCTTCGGAGATAAAGCTTGGTGGCTGCCAAAATGGTTAGATCGCATTTTGCCTAACCTCGATGTCGAGGGTGACAAGCTGATAACTGCACTGAATGCTCAGGGCAGCATCGACAGCAAAAAGAAGGCGAACAAGCCCGCATAA
- a CDS encoding TetR/AcrR family transcriptional regulator: MIAKQTLRDRKKEATASALAEAAFELALEKGLDGFVVDDVVQQAGYSRRTFANYFSCKEDAVAAVAVPTTSVEEYEKLLAGLPPAATPLDVLYSLMQMQFTAEFLLKIRKFVSLSKQYPTLEPYILGVFRRLQMAAQEALEPFARGRYKDGYTHLLVGAVYGAFVPILDGSLNVLLPGETEAEPTAAIPFEQYLNSMFEYLRKGF, encoded by the coding sequence TTGATCGCTAAACAAACCTTGCGTGATAGAAAAAAAGAAGCGACAGCCTCTGCCCTAGCCGAAGCCGCCTTCGAGCTCGCGCTTGAAAAAGGTTTGGATGGCTTCGTAGTCGACGACGTTGTGCAGCAAGCCGGATATTCCAGACGAACGTTTGCCAACTATTTTTCCTGCAAAGAAGACGCCGTTGCTGCCGTTGCTGTCCCAACAACGAGTGTAGAGGAATATGAGAAATTACTTGCGGGCTTGCCACCAGCAGCGACACCGCTTGATGTTTTGTACAGCCTGATGCAGATGCAGTTTACTGCTGAGTTTTTGCTTAAAATTCGCAAATTCGTCTCTCTTTCCAAGCAATACCCTACCCTTGAACCGTATATCCTGGGCGTTTTCCGCCGTTTGCAAATGGCAGCTCAGGAAGCATTGGAGCCCTTCGCCCGCGGACGTTATAAAGACGGGTATACCCATCTTCTAGTCGGAGCCGTTTATGGAGCGTTTGTGCCGATACTTGACGGCAGTCTGAACGTCCTGCTTCCGGGCGAGACAGAAGCTGAACCGACAGCTGCGATCCCATTCGAGCAATATTTAAATTCGATGTTCGAGTATTTGCGGAAGGGTTTCTAG
- a CDS encoding LysR family transcriptional regulator, with amino-acid sequence MDNRNIQYFMAVFELLHFTKAAERLGISQPTLSQQIRILEAELGTPLFDRIGKKVVATEAGKLLAHYGVKMLQAERDAKNAIKELLSGEGGTVRLAVLPSDLDFQLVPLFVAFKTKYPHIQLQVFSTIHVQEEVLSHKVDIGIGLQGLPDKRLIQVPLGSEPYQLFVHAASELANRKKITLQELEQHALVMYPKGFLGRDLVDEVCIKEGFELATVMETSSAHSLLQLVSAGVGATIQPKGLLRLFPERLDIVAIPFTGPTPVRHMELMYCTDRFISRSHQQLTEGLIDFFHGKNS; translated from the coding sequence ATGGACAATCGCAATATACAGTACTTTATGGCCGTATTTGAGCTGCTTCATTTTACGAAGGCTGCCGAAAGGCTTGGCATCTCACAGCCCACATTAAGCCAGCAAATTCGCATCCTTGAAGCTGAGCTCGGCACGCCGCTTTTTGACCGCATCGGTAAAAAGGTGGTGGCAACGGAAGCCGGCAAGCTCCTGGCGCATTACGGGGTTAAGATGCTGCAAGCAGAACGGGATGCCAAAAATGCGATAAAGGAGCTTCTATCTGGAGAAGGCGGCACTGTCCGTCTGGCCGTGCTACCCTCGGATTTGGATTTTCAGCTCGTCCCGCTGTTCGTTGCATTTAAGACGAAGTATCCTCACATCCAGCTGCAGGTTTTCTCAACTATCCATGTGCAAGAAGAAGTGCTTAGCCATAAAGTCGATATCGGTATTGGCTTGCAAGGCCTGCCTGATAAAAGATTAATTCAAGTCCCGCTTGGCTCGGAGCCCTATCAGCTCTTCGTTCATGCAGCAAGCGAGCTTGCTAACCGAAAGAAAATTACGCTGCAAGAGCTGGAGCAGCATGCATTAGTTATGTATCCGAAAGGCTTTCTCGGCCGTGATTTAGTGGATGAGGTTTGCATCAAAGAAGGCTTCGAATTAGCTACTGTTATGGAAACCAGCTCGGCTCATTCCTTGCTGCAATTAGTTTCTGCTGGGGTAGGCGCTACTATTCAGCCGAAAGGCTTGCTTCGTCTATTTCCAGAACGCCTGGACATTGTAGCTATCCCTTTTACAGGGCCTACGCCTGTACGCCATATGGAGCTGATGTACTGTACGGATCGCTTTATTAGCCGCTCGCATCAACAATTAACGGAGGGGCTGATTGATTTTTTTCACGGGAAAAATAGTTAA
- a CDS encoding MFS transporter, giving the protein MKKYFLLLAIFIAALNLRPIITSVAPLLRTMQNDLAMSGLTASLLTTLPVLCMGIFAPAATALRDRVGLERTIFIALFLITGATALRGIVSSVFILIVSALVGGIGISLAGPLLSGFIKKYFPTKPGIVSVYSASMTVGAAIASAFAIPLYNRSNHSLTLTLSCWAIFGVAALIVWSAFLGNRGSKGNEGNEGNKESQESLVRSSSKLPIRNKKAVMLTLFFGLMASVFYSVTAWISPIALNFGYSAASAAMLLTVFTIIQIPVSLTIPFLVARSGKRRFYLVLCSVSELIGIVMLLFHLPMLPAVILLGIGAGGLFPLALMLPIVETDTPEEAGAWSAMSQCGGYIIGAMGPLLIGAIYDRSGSFMAALFTLLAVIVVMIGVQVVITGGKGRVRQVCKST; this is encoded by the coding sequence ATGAAAAAATATTTTTTATTGTTAGCCATATTTATCGCAGCTTTAAATCTAAGACCGATTATTACATCGGTTGCCCCTTTGCTTCGTACGATGCAAAACGATTTGGCAATGAGTGGACTGACCGCGAGTCTGCTAACGACATTGCCTGTCTTATGCATGGGGATTTTTGCTCCAGCGGCAACCGCGTTACGTGATCGAGTAGGTCTTGAGCGAACTATTTTTATTGCATTATTTCTCATTACAGGGGCAACCGCTTTGCGGGGGATCGTTAGCTCCGTCTTTATATTGATTGTAAGTGCGCTAGTTGGCGGAATCGGAATCAGCTTGGCAGGGCCGCTGCTGTCGGGGTTTATTAAAAAATATTTCCCCACAAAGCCCGGCATTGTAAGTGTGTATTCCGCTTCGATGACCGTAGGGGCAGCCATTGCCTCTGCATTTGCCATACCTTTATACAATCGCAGCAATCACAGCTTAACGCTGACTTTGTCATGCTGGGCTATTTTCGGCGTGGCGGCCTTAATTGTTTGGTCGGCTTTTCTTGGAAACAGGGGGAGCAAGGGGAACGAGGGGAACGAGGGGAACAAGGAGAGCCAAGAAAGCTTAGTACGATCTAGCTCGAAGCTGCCAATCCGCAATAAAAAAGCGGTTATGTTAACCTTATTTTTCGGATTGATGGCCAGTGTGTTTTATTCGGTTACGGCGTGGATTTCACCGATCGCCCTAAATTTCGGGTACAGCGCAGCAAGCGCGGCTATGCTCCTTACCGTGTTTACGATTATTCAAATTCCGGTATCGTTGACGATTCCCTTTCTTGTAGCTAGGTCTGGGAAACGGCGATTTTATCTGGTCCTTTGCAGTGTGTCTGAGCTAATCGGGATTGTTATGCTGCTCTTCCATCTGCCGATGCTGCCAGCTGTAATATTGCTTGGCATTGGAGCGGGAGGATTGTTTCCACTGGCGCTTATGCTGCCGATTGTCGAAACGGATACACCAGAGGAGGCAGGAGCATGGTCAGCGATGTCTCAGTGTGGGGGCTACATCATTGGCGCAATGGGGCCCTTATTAATTGGGGCGATTTATGATCGTAGTGGGAGCTTTATGGCTGCGCTATTTACGCTGCTTGCTGTTATTGTGGTGATGATTGGGGTGCAGGTGGTTATAACTGGGGGGAAGGGGAGGGTCAGGCAAGTGTGTAAATCAACATAA